A segment of the Bacteroidia bacterium genome:
AGTTCTTCTAACTGCGCAATAAAATAATCAGGATTGCCAATGCCACAAACAGCAAATACACACTTGTTTTGAAGCTCTTCCAATGGTACTATATTCCCATCAGCTATTTTGACCAAATATTGAGGTTGATACGAACAGATAAAAATAGGCAAATTAGGTTTTATTGCATGAATATATCGTTCAAATTGAGAAAGTTTTCTTTGAGTTTGAGGTTGATATTTTACTTTGTTAATCACTACAATATCCGCCCTTTCTAAACTAATCATAGGTTCTCGAAGGTTTCCCATAGGAAGCAAAAAATCTTGCCAAGGAGGAGAATGATAATCCAATACAACGATATTCAAATTTCTCTCAATCGCACGATGCTGAAACGCATCATCTAAAAGAATAATTTCAGGCGATACAGTACGCACTAGTTCATTTGCCCCTATAACTCGTTTTTCAGATACGGCTACCGCAGCAAAAGGTAAATTATGCACGTATTGCGTAGGTTCATCGCCAATTTGAGTGCCTACATGATATACTTTTTCATAGTCTTTACCTAAAATGTATCCTTTTGTAGTACGCTTGTATCCTCTGCTAAGAAT
Coding sequences within it:
- the lpxK gene encoding tetraacyldisaccharide 4'-kinase, encoding MKSILNYFRWLLFPISAVYYGVMGIRNLFYDLGLFKSHVIQNVKIIAVGNISTGGTGKTPLVQYIAQFLHTQNKKVAILSRGYKRTTKGYILGKDYEKVYHVGTQIGDEPTQYVHNLPFAAVAVSEKRVIGANELVRTVSPEIILLDDAFQHRAIERNLNIVVLDYHSPPWQDFLLPMGNLREPMISLERADIVVINKVKYQPQTQRKLSQFERYIHAIKPNLPIFICSYQPQYLVKIADGNIVPLEELQNKCVFAVCGIGNPDYFIAQLEELKAEIPTVLTLKDHRNFDASVIKCIQDEIALLNPDYVVCTEKDFYRMRYTPAYQVLKEIPNFCFLKIELVFWDQDEEKFKTAIMEKLFSSPS